Proteins from one Primulina huaijiensis isolate GDHJ02 chromosome 18, ASM1229523v2, whole genome shotgun sequence genomic window:
- the LOC140965215 gene encoding coatomer subunit epsilon-1-like, which produces MAADAGGPDPLFGLRNNFYLGAYQAAINNSEITNLSPGDIVDRDCLVYRSYIALGSHQLVINEIDSSAATPLQAVKLLALYLSSPDNKEVAISSLREWLGDAVIGNNPMLRLIAGIIFMHEQDYNEALKHTNVGGTEGTMELHALNVQIFLKMYRSDYAEKQLKIMQQVDEDHTLTQLANAWLNLAVGGSKIQEAYLIFQDFAEKYQVTSLILNGKALCCMHKGEFVDAERLLLEALNIDAKDPETLANLVVCSLHNGKPSSRYLNQLKLSHPDHILVKCASTSEEKFDRAVQNVA; this is translated from the exons ATGGCTGCGGATGCCGGAGGACCCGACCCGCTGTTTGGGTTGAGGAACAACTTTTACTTGGGGGCGTACCAGGCTGCGATCAACAACAGCGAAATCACCAATCTCTCTCCAGGGGACATCGTTGACAGAGACTGCCTTGTTTACCGTTCTTACATTGCCCTCGGTAGTCATCAG CTTGTGATAAATGAGATTGATTCGTCAGCAGCGACGCCACTTCAGGCCGTGAAATTGCTGGCTTTATACCTCTCGAGCCCGGATAACAAG GAAGTGGCAATTTCTAGTCTTCGCGAGTGGTTAGGAGATGCAGTCATTGGAAACAACCCTATGCTGAGGCTTATAGCTGGAATTATATTCATGCACGAGCAGGATTATAATGAAGCCTTGAAGCACACAAATGTTGGGGGAACTGAGGGAACCATGGAGTT GCATGCTTTAAATGtccaaatttttctcaaaatgtaTAGATCAGATTATGCTGAGAAACAACTGAAAATCATGCAACAAGTAGATGAGGATCATACTCTAACTCAACTTGCAAATGCGTGGCTAAACTTGGCTGTG GGTGGTTCAAAGATACAGGAAGCATATCTGATTTTCCAGGACTTCGCAGAAAAGTATCAAGTGACTAGCTTGATTCTTAATGGGAAGGCACTATGCTGCATGCACAAGGGTGAATTTGTTGACGCTGAAAGACTTCTGCTTGAGGCCCTAAACATT GATGCGAAGGACCCAGAGACTCTTGCCAATCTTGTTGTCTGCAGTCTTCACAACGGGAAGCCATCCTCCCGCTATTTGAA ccagttgaaattgtcacaccCAGACCACATACTCGTTAAATGTGCATCAACATCGGAAGAGAAGTTTGATAGAGCAGTTCAAAATGTTGCTTGA
- the LOC140965158 gene encoding subtilisin-like protease SBT2.3, with product MLVSSKMMICVCGSRVMLVMCCLLISVSCNYAQNSGDAIPAVYIVTLKHAPTSHYCSELRVNQGPHIKSKGSQRTNRLDKPSITTRINWHNGSYIAGLHDSLFEKTFRGEKYQKVSTYHYLINGFAVLVTPRQADKISRRREVLNVVMDFSVRTATTHTPQFLGLPQGAWAQEGGFERAGEGLVIGLIDTGIDPTHPSFSDDTPTKPYPIPKHFSGICEVTLYFPSGSCNRKLIGARHFAASAITRGIFNATQDYASPYDGDGHGTHTAAIASGNHGIPVVVSGHHFGNASGIAPRSHIAVYKALYKRFGGFAADVVAAIDQAAQDGVDIISLSITPNRRPPGIATFFNPIDMALLSAIKAGIFVVQAAGNTGPSPKSISSFSPWIFTVGAAAHDRVYSNSIVLGNNITIPGVGLAPGTDTNVMYTMVSAIHALKDSTAAKDMYAGECQAASNFNLDSVQGNLLICSYSIRFVLGLATVKQALETAKNLSAAGVVFYMDPYVIGFQLNPIPIPIPGIVIPSLDDSKAFLHYYNSSLKRDETTNKIVKFGGVARISGGIKANFSHSAPKIMYYSARGPDPEDNFLENADILKPNIVAPGNSIWAAWSSGGTDSVEFQGESFAMMSGTSMAAPHVAGLAAIIKQQFPFFSPAAIGSALSTTASLHDRNGGPIMAQGAYANPDLNLSPATPFDMGSGFVNPTAALNPGLIFDTSYDDYMSFLCGINGSSPLILNYTGESCGVSTTTPTNLNLPSVTISKLNQSAVLQRTVTNIDRNETYKVGWTAPFGVSVKVIPSYFVILSGEKQVLTVVLNATINSSIVSYGRIRFFGSKGHVVKIPISVIVKISLNTTGG from the exons ATGTTGGTTTCCAGTAAGATGATGATATGTGTTTGCGGAAGTAGAGTGATGTTGGTAATGTGTTGTTTGTTGATCTCCGTAAGCTGCAATTATGCTCAAAACAGTGGAGATGCAATTCCTGCTGTGTATATTGTTACTCTGAAACATGCCCCCACCTCTCATTACTGTAGTGAGCTTAGAGTGAATCAGGGTCCGCATATTAAAAGCAAAGGATCTCAGAGAACGAATAGATTGGATAAGCCAAG CATTACAACGAGAATAAATTGGCACAATGGATCATACATAGCAGGGCTACACGATTCTCtatttgaaaaaacatttaggGGGGAAAAGTATCAAAAAGTGTCCACCTACCATTATCTAATCAATGGATTTGCAGTGCTTGTCACTCCACGTCAG GCTGacaaaatttcaaggagaagAGAAGTGTTGAATGTGGTTATGGATTTTTCAGTTAGAACCGCCACCACTCACACGCCACAGTTTCTTGGTCTACCACAAGGAGCATGGGCTCAAGAAGGTGGTTTTGAAAGGGCAGGGGAAGGACTTGTGATAGGATTAATCGACACTGGAATTGATCCCACACACCCCAGCTTTTCGGATGATACACCTACGAAGCCATATCCGATTCCCAAGCATTTTTCTGGAATTTGTGAAGTTACACTATACTTCCCATCTGGATCTTGCAACAGGAAACTGATCGGTGCTCGTCATTTTGCAGCATCCGCCATTACCAGAGGGATATTTAATGCCACTCAGGACTATGCATCACCCTATGATGGTGACGGCCATGGGAC GCACACGGCTGCTATTGCATCAGGAAATCATGGGATTCCTGTTGTGGTATCTGGGCATCACTTTGGAAATGCCAGTGGCATTGCTCCTCGTTCCCA TATTGCTGTCTATAAGGCATTGTACAAAAGGTTTGGAGGCTTTGCTGCAGATGTAGTTGCTGCCATAGATCAG GCTGCACAAGATGGAGTGGATATAATAAGCTTGTCAATAACTCCAAACAGGCGGCCCCCTGGCATTGCCACTTTCTTTAATCCTATAGATATGGCTTTATTGTCTGCTATCAAGGCTGGTATCTTTGTAGTACAAGCAGCAGGGAATACTGGACCCTCACCCAAGAGCATATCTTCCTTTAGTCCATGGATCTTCACTGTTGGCGCTGCAGCCCATGATAGGGTTTACAGTAACTCTATAGTCCTGGGCAACAATATCACAATTCCTGGAGTTGGACTGGCTC CTGGAACCGATACAAATGTTATGTATACCATGGTTTCTGCTATCCATGCACTGAAAGACTCGACGGCTGCGAAGGATATGTATGCTGGTGAATGTCAAGCTGCCAGCAATTTTAACCTCGACTCTGTTCAGGGGAATCTCTTGATATGTAGCTACTCGATTCGCTTTGTACTTGGGCTTGCCACCGTCAAACAAGCTTTAGAAACCGCAAAAAACCTCAGTGCAGCTGGTGTTGTGTTCTACATGGATCCCTACGTGATTGGCTTCCAGCTCAATCCAATTCCAATTCCAATTCCTGGAATTGTAATTCCATCTCTAGATGACTCCAAA GCCTTTCTTCACTACTATAACTCTTCTTTGAAAAGAGATGAAACTACGAACAAAATTGTTAAATTTGGGGGCGTGGCTCGGATCTCTGGTGGAATAAAAGCTAATTTTAGCCACTCTGCTCCAAAGATTATGTACTATTCTGCTAGAGGGCCAGATCCAGAGGACAATTTCCTCGAGAACGCTGACATTCTGAAACCAAACATTGTTGCACCTGGAAATTCTATATGGGCTGCTTGGAGTTCAGGTGGCACAGATTCTGTTGAATTTCAAG GTGAAAGCTTTGCTATGATGTCTGGAACAAGCATGGCAGCTCCTCATGTTGCTGGACTTGCAGCAATAATCAAGCAACAGTTTCCCTTTTTCAGTCCCGCAGCCATTGGATCCGCCCTTTCAACAACAGCTTCTCTTCACGACAGAAATGGGGGTCCTATAATGGCGCAAGGGGCTTATGCTAATCCAGATTTGAATCTATCTCCTGCCACTCCTTTTGATATGGGGAGTGGATTTGTAAATCCTACTGCTGCGTTGAATCCAGGTCTTATTTTTGACACAA GTTATGATGACTACATGTCATTCCTCTGTGGGATAAACGGATCATCTCCTTTAATCCTAAACTACACAGGCGAAAGCTGTGGGGTGTCTACAACTACCCCCACTAATCTAAACTTGCCTTCCGTCACGATATCAAAGCTGAACCAGTCTGCTGTTTTGCAACGAACTGTAACCAACATTGACAGGAACGAGACATACAAAGTTGGTTGGACCGCTCCTTTTGGAGTTTCAGTAAAGGTTATACCCTCATATTTTGTCATTTTAAGTGGGGAGAAACAGGTTTTAACTGTAGTGCTTAACGCGACTATAAACAGCTCGATTGTGAGTTATGGAAGAATCAGATTCTTTGGTAGTAAGGGTCATGTGGTGAAAATCCCTATCTCAGTTATTGTCAAAATTTCATTAAACACAACTGGTGGATGA